Genomic DNA from Halorussus rarus:
AGCGTCACGCTCGGAGCGTCAGATTCGCCGGTCGCGCCACGCCGGGAACTCCTCGCGGACGGCCGCGACCCGATCCGGGTCGACGTCGGTGACGACGAGCGCCGGGTCGTCGCCCGTGCTCGCCAGCGTGGTGCCCCAGGGGTCGTACGCCGTCGAGCGCCCGAGGAGTTCGGCGTCGTCGAAGTCGCCCGACCCGTTGATCGTGGCGACGAACAGTTGGTTCTCGACAGCGCGGGCGCGGGGCAGGAGCTTCCAGTGCTCGACGCGGGGGTACGGCCACGCGCTCGGGACGAGGACGAGGTCAGCGCCCTCCGCCGCGATGGAACGGAACAGTTCCGGGAACCGGAGGTCGTAGCAGGTCGTCATCCCGACCGTCGTCCCTCCGAACTCGGCGACGCCCAGGCTCTCGCCGGGCACGAGCATCCGAGCCTCGGCCGATTCGTAGCCGAACAGGTGGTGCTTGCGGTACACCGCGAGGCGCCGCCCGTCGCGGTCGAACAGGACCGACGTGTTCGCCAGCCCCTCGTCGGCCGGCGTCTCGACGCTCTCGGTCTCTGCGAGGTCCTCCACGATGCTGCCCGCGAGGACGCCCACGCCGTGCTCGCTGGCCGCGTCGGCGATGCGGGTCAGCGTCGGCCCCTCGACGGGTTCGGCCGCGCGCTGGTAGGAGTCGAACGCGAAGTAGCCCACGTTGAATATCTCCGGGAGCGCGACGAGGTCGGCGCCCCGGTCGGCGGCCTCGGCGACGGCCGCCTCGGCGCGCTCGCGGTTGTCCTCGACCGCGGCGGACTCTATCTCGAGCTGGGCGAGCGCGAGCCTCACGCCGGAACCGCCTCCCGGAGCGCGGTCTCGAGGTTGTCGAGCTCCTCGTCGAGGTGCTTCCTGAAGTAGCGCTCGATGCCGGGCATCCTCCCCTCGACGGTGAACCGGTTGATCAGCTGGCTCCCGTCCTCGGTCTCCCGTATCTCGTGCTCGCCGGTGACGCGGAGGGCCGACGACCGGCCGACGAACTTGACGTACCGCGGCGGGTCGCGCTCGACGTCCTCGGTCTCGACCGGGACGGTCCTGTCGAGGAACGGGATCGGGAGCTTGATGTGCCAGATCGACTGGTTCTCGCCGACGACCTCGTAGTCGTCGACGACGCTGATGGCGGTAGCTCGCTTCTCCGGGTCCGCGATGAACTCCCACACCTCCTCGGGCGCGACTGCCATCTCGAACGTTCGCTCCACCCGGATTGTCATACCGGTCGTTCGGGACGCGCTCTCAAAAACCCGCCGGACCTTCCGTCGCCTCCGTCCCTGAATTACACCGAAGCGTCGGCGCATCGCGGTCGGGCGTCCCGGTCGTTATCGAAGACGGCGGGGATTGCCTCCGCGAGGTAGCGATTCTCCTGCCGCGGCGAGCTGCTCGGCGCTATCCCGGCGTCACCTTCCAGGTCGTCGACTTGGCGCGACCCCACTTCTCGATGTCGACCTCCTCGGTCTTCTCGGCGAGCTCGGGCAGCCTGACGCCGACCTGCTTCGAGGAGAGCCCGAGCTGCTCGGCGATGTTCTTCGACCGGAAGTACCGCTCGCCCTTCGAGACGCTCTCGCGGAGGTAGGCAACGATCCGTTGCTCCTCGTCGGTGTAATCGGTCATCCTCTACGGGGTATAGGGGGTTGCGACCCTTAACGATTTCCCGTGGGAAACGACCCGCATCGGGAGATGACCGGCGTCTCGGCGGGTCCGGGGTACCGGACGTTACGACCGTGAAACGGACGCCGCGGTGTTACCAGAAGAGGTGAACCGCGGCGACCGCGAGGACGCCGGCGGTCACCGCCGCTGCGAAGCCCCACGCGGCGAGTTCGGTGCCCGGCGCGACGAACATTGCGACCGTCGCACCCGCCGCCAGCAGCGTGAACAGCGTCGCGAGTCCGATACCCTTGTCGCTCCCGACCGTCTCGGTTTCGGCCATACGTGTCGCTTCTGGCGACCGGAACTTAGTTCATTCTACTCGCCGATAGGTGACGGTAGCTTTTACGGGGTGGAGTGCGGGCCGGGGAGTATGGCACTCTCGCTCAAGTCCGCGTTACTCGGGAGCAAGCTCCGAATTCTGTTCTCGGTCGTACTACTGGCCGGCGTCGCCGTCGCCGGCGGCGTGTCGCTGGGCGTCCTCGGCGCGCCCAGCGTCGGCGGAATCAACAACAGTTTCGGCAACGTCACCGAGGACACGACCGAGATACGGACCGACATCGCCGTCAGCAACCCCAATCCCGTCGGGGTGAGCCTCGGCGGCGTCTCGGTGTCCTACGACGTGACGATGAACGACGTGGCGATGGCCAACGGGACGAAGGAGGGCGTCTCGGTCGGCGCCGGGAACAGCACGGTCGAGCTCGCTACCCTGATGGACAACGACCGGATTCCGGCGTGGTGGGTCAGCCACGTCCGGAACGGAGAGCGGACGACGCTCCGCGTCGACGCCTCGGTCCGCTCGGCCACGCTCGGGCGTCGCTTCGAGGCGCCGCCGGTCGACCGCGAGATCTCGACCGACCTCATCTCGCAGTTCAACTCGACCGAGACGCGACCCGTCAACGCGAACCGGCCGCTGGTCTCGGACCCCGTCGCGTACGTCAACGAGACCGGCGCCCGGTGGGGGGAGGTGACGAAGTCCGAGACGCCCATCGCCCTGCGCTTCGAGGTGTACAACGCCAAGACCCTCCCGCTGGCGATCACCGAGATCGGGTACAACATCACGATGAACGACGTCGCGGTGGGGAGCGGCGAGAGCCAGACCGGTCACGTCATCGAGGGCCACTCCTCGGAGACGATCGAGACCCGGACCGTCATCCGGAACGCCAGGCTCGACGACTGGTGGGTCTCGCACCTCCGGAACGACCAGGTGACCGAGCTCCGCATCGACTTCTACGCCCGGGTCGAACTCGCCGGCGAGACGTTCCGGATCCCGCTCGACGGGATGACCTACACCAAGACCATCGAGACCGACATCCTCGGGTCGAAGGGCGCGAGCGACGGCAGCGAGTCGAACGCCGCGACCACGGCCGGCGGTGACGGCTCGGAGACCGACGACGGGAGCAAGCCGACCGCGACGACCACCGGAACGGAGACGACCACCGACGACGGGACCGCGACTGCGGAACCGGCCGCCACGACTTCCGGCGACTCGACCACCACTTCGGACGATTCGACAACTACCGGCGGGGAGACTACGACCGACGACGGACTCCTCGCCCGCAGCCCGGCGGGAATCCGGTGAGTCGACCGCCGGTGGGACGATCTCGATGATCCAGCGGACCGTTCTCGGCGCGTCGAACCACCGAGTCGGACGCTACTACTCGCCGACGGGAGGCGCAGAAATTAGGGGGTGTCGACAGAACTTTATAGCCGGCGGTACGACCTACGTTCGCATGACACGGAGTGTAGACGCTCCTGATCGAGTTCTTCTCGGGCGATGAGAACGACGTCTCGGTCCGACGGGACGGCGAGTCGATAGTGCTGGCAGTCG
This window encodes:
- a CDS encoding DUF7525 family protein — its product is MAETETVGSDKGIGLATLFTLLAAGATVAMFVAPGTELAAWGFAAAVTAGVLAVAAVHLFW
- a CDS encoding carbon-nitrogen family hydrolase, with translation MRLALAQLEIESAAVEDNRERAEAAVAEAADRGADLVALPEIFNVGYFAFDSYQRAAEPVEGPTLTRIADAASEHGVGVLAGSIVEDLAETESVETPADEGLANTSVLFDRDGRRLAVYRKHHLFGYESAEARMLVPGESLGVAEFGGTTVGMTTCYDLRFPELFRSIAAEGADLVLVPSAWPYPRVEHWKLLPRARAVENQLFVATINGSGDFDDAELLGRSTAYDPWGTTLASTGDDPALVVTDVDPDRVAAVREEFPAWRDRRI
- a CDS encoding DUF7123 family protein; this translates as MTDYTDEEQRIVAYLRESVSKGERYFRSKNIAEQLGLSSKQVGVRLPELAEKTEEVDIEKWGRAKSTTWKVTPG
- a CDS encoding CoxG family protein, which translates into the protein MTIRVERTFEMAVAPEEVWEFIADPEKRATAISVVDDYEVVGENQSIWHIKLPIPFLDRTVPVETEDVERDPPRYVKFVGRSSALRVTGEHEIRETEDGSQLINRFTVEGRMPGIERYFRKHLDEELDNLETALREAVPA
- a CDS encoding LEA type 2 family protein — protein: MALSLKSALLGSKLRILFSVVLLAGVAVAGGVSLGVLGAPSVGGINNSFGNVTEDTTEIRTDIAVSNPNPVGVSLGGVSVSYDVTMNDVAMANGTKEGVSVGAGNSTVELATLMDNDRIPAWWVSHVRNGERTTLRVDASVRSATLGRRFEAPPVDREISTDLISQFNSTETRPVNANRPLVSDPVAYVNETGARWGEVTKSETPIALRFEVYNAKTLPLAITEIGYNITMNDVAVGSGESQTGHVIEGHSSETIETRTVIRNARLDDWWVSHLRNDQVTELRIDFYARVELAGETFRIPLDGMTYTKTIETDILGSKGASDGSESNAATTAGGDGSETDDGSKPTATTTGTETTTDDGTATAEPAATTSGDSTTTSDDSTTTGGETTTDDGLLARSPAGIR